A stretch of the Lolium perenne isolate Kyuss_39 chromosome 3, Kyuss_2.0, whole genome shotgun sequence genome encodes the following:
- the LOC127342637 gene encoding probable glutathione S-transferase GSTU6, whose translation MSEPVVVVGGWASPFVTRVCIALKLKGVEYEFLQEAVGRKSELLLRSNPVHKKMPVLLHGGRPVCESLVILQYVDEAFPGSSILPDDPYHRAVHRFWAEYADAKLHTVLRTMRGMVGGDKADAAEQVSAALRQLEDALAECSGGKPYFGGEDVGFLDIVVGSYIGWFGAAEKIAGLRVLDEASTPRLAGWAARFCAHEAVRDLMPDADRLVEFGEVLRAALAANASSRP comes from the exons ATGTCGGAGCCGGTTGTGGTGGTGGGCGGGTGGGCGAGCCCGTTCGTGACGCGAGTGTGCATCGCGCTCAAGCTCAAGGGCGTGGAGTACGAGTTCCTGCAGGAAGCGGTGGGCAGGAAGAGCGAGCTGCTGCTCAGATCCAACCCCGTGCACAAGAAGATGCCCGTGCTCCTCCACGGCGGCCGCCCCGTCTGCGAGTCCCTCGTCATCCTGCAGTACGTCGACGAAGCCTTCCCGGGCTCGTCCATCCTCCCGGACGACCCCTACCACCGCGCCGTCCACCGGTTCTGGGCAGAGTACGCCGACGCCAAG CTCCACACGGTGCTTCGGACGATGAGAGGCATGGTCGGCGGCGATAAGGCCGATGCCGCGGAGCAGGTGTCCGCCGCGCTCCGGCAGCTCGAGGACGCCTTGGCGGAGTGCAGCGGCGGGAAGCCCTACTTCGGCGGCGAAGACGTCGGCTTCCTCGACATCGTCGTTGGCTCCTACATCGGGTGGTTCGGGGCGGCGGAGAAGATCGCGGGACTGCGCGTCCTCGACGAGGCGAGCACGCCGCGACTGGCGGGCTGGGCGGCGCGGTTCTGCGCGCACGAGGCCGTCAGGGACCTGATGCCCGACGCCGACAGGCTCGTCGAGTTCGGCGAGGTGCTCCGCGCGGCGCTGGCGGCCAACGCTTCCTCCCGGCCATAA